A genomic region of Alnus glutinosa chromosome 11, dhAlnGlut1.1, whole genome shotgun sequence contains the following coding sequences:
- the LOC133881549 gene encoding protein EXORDIUM-like 2 → MTSIYRFAIPFAFLILFFTVEPAVGTARKLTALVQQQPLVLKYHNGALLKGKITVNLIWYGQFTPIQRSIIVDFIQSLNSPQAPLPSASSWWKTIDMYKGGSSTLVVGKQILHEDYTLGKSLKNSHLVALANKVNQLDAINIVLTAKDVAVDGFCMSRCGTHGSKPVGNGKARAAYVWVGNSETQCPGQCAWPFHQPIYGPQTPPLVAPNGDVGVDGMIINLATLLAGTVTNPFNNGYFQGPATAPLEAVSACTGVFGSGAYPGDPGRVLVDKSTGASYNANGANGRKYLLPAMWDPQTSACKTLV, encoded by the coding sequence ATGACGTCTATTTACCGTTTCGCCATTCCCTTCGCCTTTCTCATACTTTTCTTTACCGTCGAGCCCGCAGTGGGCACTGCCAGGAAGCTCACCGCTCTGGTGCAGCAACAGCCGCTCGTGCTGAAGTATCACAACGGCGCTCTCCTGAAGGGCAAAATCACCGTTAATCTGATCTGGTACGGCCAGTTCACCCCTATCCAACGATCCATAATCGTCGACTTCATCCAGTCGCTCAACTCACCGCAGGCGCCACTTCCCTCGGCGTCCTCGTGGTGGAAAACCATCGATATGTACAAGGGGGGCTCGTCCACCCTCGTCGTAGGGAAGCAAATCCTTCACGAGGACTATACTCTCGGGAAGTCGCTCAAAAATTCGCACTTGGTTGCTTTGGCCAACAAGGTCAACCAGTTGGACGCCATCAACATCGTTTTGACGGCCAAGGATGTCGCCGTCGATGGGTTTTGCATGAGTCGGTGTGGAACCCACGGGTCAAAACCGGTGGGTAACGGGAAAGCCCGGGCCGCTTATGTGTGGGTCGGAAACTCGGAGACCCAGTGCCCGGGTCAATGCGCGTGGCCCTTTCACCAGCCCATTTATGGCCCACAGACACCGCCGTTAGTCGCGCCCAACGGAGATGTCGGAGTTGACGGCATGATCATAAACTTAGCCACTCTTCTGGCCGGCACCGTTACGAATCCGTTTAACAACGGTTACTTCCAGGGCCCGGCTACGGCGCCGTTGGAGGCCGTCTCGGCTTGCACGGGGGTGTTCGGGTCGGGTGCGTATCCGGGTGACCCTGGTCGGGTCCTGGTGGACAAGAGCACCGGGGCGAGCTACAACGCGAATGGGGCGAATGGGCGCAAGTACCTCTTGCCGGCGATGTGGGACCCTCAAACCTCTGCTTGCAAAACTCTCGTGTGA